A stretch of the Ensifer sp. PDNC004 genome encodes the following:
- a CDS encoding SDR family oxidoreductase has product MSSKPVVLVTGASTGIGAVYAERFARRGHDLVLVARNAGRLDALAERLKNETGVAVDVVPADLTDEQDLARIEQRLRDDRSIGVLVNNAGTSIPRGFLQQQNEDIAKLIALNVTAVTRLAHAAAPGFAERGEGAIINIASVVGLAPEMGATVYGATKAFVLFLSQGLNVELATKGVYVQAVLPAATRTEIWDHAGVDVDTLSGVMEVGDLVDAALIGYDRRELVTIPPLPDADQWNTLDTARQAMLPNFAQSLPAERYRSAA; this is encoded by the coding sequence ATGAGCAGCAAGCCTGTAGTCCTTGTAACCGGTGCCTCCACCGGTATTGGTGCCGTCTATGCGGAGCGCTTTGCCCGCCGCGGTCATGATCTCGTTCTGGTCGCGCGCAATGCAGGGCGCCTTGACGCTCTCGCTGAGCGCCTCAAGAACGAAACCGGCGTGGCGGTGGATGTGGTGCCGGCAGACCTGACCGACGAGCAGGATCTCGCCAGGATCGAACAAAGGTTACGCGACGACCGCAGCATCGGCGTGCTGGTCAACAATGCGGGAACGTCCATCCCGCGCGGCTTTCTGCAACAGCAGAACGAAGACATCGCAAAGCTGATTGCGCTCAACGTCACGGCCGTCACCCGGCTGGCGCATGCGGCAGCACCGGGTTTTGCGGAGAGGGGCGAAGGGGCGATCATCAACATCGCGTCGGTCGTCGGGCTTGCGCCGGAAATGGGCGCGACCGTCTACGGCGCGACCAAGGCCTTCGTGCTGTTCCTCTCTCAAGGCTTGAATGTCGAGCTCGCCACCAAAGGGGTCTACGTTCAGGCGGTGCTGCCGGCGGCGACACGCACCGAGATCTGGGATCATGCCGGCGTCGATGTCGACACGCTTTCAGGCGTGATGGAGGTCGGCGATCTCGTCGATGCGGCGCTGATCGGCTACGACCGGCGCGAACTAGTGACTATCCCGCCGCTTCCCGATGCCGACCAGTGGAACACGCTCGATACGGCACGGCAGGCAATGCTGCCCAATTTTGCCCAGTCGTTGCCGGCCGAGCGCTATCGGTCCGCGGCCTGA
- a CDS encoding aldo/keto reductase family oxidoreductase, which yields MKRFNLGPTDLSVSSAVLGLMRIVDLSDDAINRLYGKARDVGINVFDHADIYGGELHACERRFGDALRLKPAEREQIVIQSKCGIRRGYFDFSKEHILQSVDRSLAALKTDYLDLLLLHRPDALVEPEEVAEAFDTLQAAGKVRHFGVSNHTPRQIDLLKTAVRQPLVANQIQLSIAHAPSVAFGIAANMAGLEQSIDRDGEVVVYSRINRMTLQAWSPFQQGFFGGVFVGDEKNFPELNRVLDELAAKYGVSPSAIAYAWIARHPANIQVVLGTTSPERLADIAPGADITLSREDWYRLFTAAGHVLP from the coding sequence ATGAAAAGATTCAATCTGGGACCAACCGACCTTTCCGTTTCCTCTGCCGTTCTCGGCCTGATGCGGATTGTCGATCTCAGCGATGACGCCATAAACCGGCTCTATGGCAAGGCAAGGGACGTCGGGATCAACGTCTTCGACCATGCCGATATCTATGGTGGCGAGCTGCATGCTTGCGAGCGCCGTTTCGGCGATGCGTTGCGGCTGAAGCCGGCAGAGCGCGAGCAGATCGTCATCCAGAGCAAGTGCGGGATCCGCCGCGGCTATTTCGATTTCTCCAAGGAACATATTCTGCAGTCGGTCGATCGATCGCTGGCGGCACTGAAGACCGACTATCTCGATCTTCTCTTGCTGCATCGGCCGGATGCGCTGGTGGAGCCGGAGGAGGTGGCGGAGGCCTTCGACACATTACAGGCGGCCGGCAAGGTCCGGCATTTCGGTGTCTCCAACCACACACCGCGGCAGATCGATCTTCTGAAGACCGCCGTCCGTCAGCCGCTCGTCGCCAACCAGATCCAGCTCAGCATTGCGCATGCGCCTTCGGTCGCCTTCGGGATCGCCGCCAATATGGCAGGTCTCGAGCAATCGATCGATCGCGATGGCGAAGTGGTCGTCTATTCGCGCATCAACCGCATGACGCTGCAGGCCTGGTCGCCGTTCCAGCAGGGGTTCTTCGGCGGTGTCTTCGTTGGCGACGAAAAGAACTTTCCGGAACTTAACCGGGTGCTCGACGAGCTCGCCGCCAAGTACGGTGTTTCGCCATCGGCCATCGCCTATGCCTGGATCGCCCGCCATCCGGCCAACATTCAGGTGGTGCTTGGAACGACAAGTCCGGAGCGGCTGGCCGATATCGCGCCCGGCGCTGACATCACGCTATCGCGAGAGGACTGGTATCGTCTCTTTACCGCGGCAGGACACGTGCTGCCCTGA
- a CDS encoding FAD-dependent oxidoreductase — translation MAEFPQKAKVVIIGLGGIVGASIAHHLIERGWDDIVGIDKSGVPTDIGSTAHASDFCYTTSHDYLSVWTTQYSIDFFEKMGHYARIGGLEVARTGDNVWMEEIKRKLSSAKAFGTRAHYVSPAEIKAMFPLIEEDQVMGGMFDPDAGLVIPRSQTVAGKLVDAAEKSGKLQVFGNTPAKSLIVENGRIKGVVTHRGTIMADHVIVCAGIWGRLIAEMVGEDLPVMPVDHPLTFFGPYNEFEGTGKEIGFPLLRDQGNSAYMRDTGDPKTTEGGQIEWGYYETTNPRLCHPRNILEKHEARLSPSQRDLEMEQIIEPLERAMELTPILGELGYNESHSFNGLLQVSAAGGPSCGESQKVRGLWYCVAIWVKDGPGYGKLIADWMTDGRTEIDHASIDYSRFYPHQLEEKFIEGRCFEAAQKIYYPAVHTREPYATGRNVKRSPFYEREKELGGYFMELGGWERAHGYAANEHLLEKYGDRVPVRENEWDSRHFWRVSNAEHLAMSEDCGIVNLSHFHMVDIEGPDHVELLEWLCAAKIGGDANIGKGIYTHFLDDEGMVRADFTVFRMADRGRLVNGADAGPRDFQYMRRVAEDRGLDVTITDVSEKFITIGIWGPNARENLKKVVADPAGLDIENFAFAAIKPIEIAGKHVTAFRISYVGEQGWELHMKYEDGLAVWDALRSTGVMAFGVETYANSRRMEKSLRLQNADLLTQYNLIEADLARPKVKDVDFRGKAKHLEYKAREHQPAMLCTLVMTENTDRNGVKRYPVGTLPVIDPETGKVLIDELGRRSYTTSIAFGPTIGKNIALAYLPWSHCQVGRKLNVEYFAETYPVEVVGIGYKPLYDPENLKPRS, via the coding sequence ATGGCAGAGTTTCCGCAAAAGGCGAAAGTCGTAATCATCGGGCTGGGGGGCATCGTCGGCGCCTCGATCGCGCACCACCTGATCGAGCGCGGCTGGGACGACATCGTCGGCATCGACAAGTCGGGCGTGCCGACCGATATCGGCTCGACCGCACACGCCTCGGACTTCTGCTACACCACCAGCCACGATTATCTGTCCGTCTGGACGACGCAGTATTCGATCGATTTCTTCGAGAAGATGGGCCACTACGCCCGCATCGGCGGCCTGGAAGTGGCCCGCACCGGCGACAATGTCTGGATGGAAGAGATCAAGCGCAAGCTGTCCTCCGCCAAGGCCTTCGGCACCCGCGCCCACTATGTTTCGCCAGCTGAAATCAAGGCGATGTTCCCGCTGATCGAGGAAGATCAGGTGATGGGCGGCATGTTCGATCCGGATGCCGGCCTCGTCATTCCGCGCTCGCAGACGGTTGCCGGCAAGCTCGTCGATGCGGCGGAAAAGTCGGGCAAGCTGCAGGTCTTCGGCAACACGCCGGCAAAATCGCTGATCGTCGAAAACGGCCGTATTAAGGGCGTCGTCACCCATCGCGGCACGATCATGGCCGACCACGTCATCGTCTGCGCCGGCATCTGGGGCCGCCTGATCGCCGAAATGGTCGGCGAGGACCTGCCGGTCATGCCGGTCGACCACCCGCTCACCTTCTTCGGCCCGTACAACGAATTCGAAGGCACCGGCAAGGAGATCGGCTTCCCGCTTCTGCGCGACCAGGGCAACTCGGCCTATATGCGCGACACTGGCGACCCGAAGACCACCGAGGGCGGCCAGATCGAGTGGGGCTATTACGAGACCACCAATCCCCGCCTCTGCCATCCGCGCAACATTCTTGAAAAGCACGAGGCGCGGCTGTCGCCCTCGCAGCGTGACCTTGAGATGGAACAGATCATCGAGCCGCTCGAGCGCGCCATGGAACTGACGCCGATCCTCGGCGAGCTCGGCTATAACGAGAGCCATTCCTTCAACGGTCTGCTGCAGGTTTCGGCCGCCGGCGGTCCCTCTTGCGGCGAGAGCCAGAAGGTGCGCGGCCTGTGGTATTGCGTCGCCATCTGGGTCAAGGACGGCCCCGGCTACGGCAAGCTGATCGCCGACTGGATGACCGACGGCCGCACCGAGATCGACCACGCCTCGATCGACTATTCCCGTTTCTATCCGCATCAACTCGAGGAAAAATTCATCGAGGGCCGCTGCTTCGAGGCGGCGCAGAAGATCTATTACCCCGCCGTGCACACGCGCGAGCCCTATGCCACCGGCCGCAATGTCAAGCGCTCGCCCTTCTACGAGCGCGAAAAGGAGCTCGGCGGCTACTTCATGGAACTCGGCGGCTGGGAGCGCGCCCATGGCTACGCCGCCAACGAGCATCTGCTCGAAAAATACGGCGACCGCGTTCCGGTGCGCGAAAACGAATGGGACAGCCGCCATTTCTGGCGTGTTTCCAACGCCGAACATCTGGCGATGAGCGAGGATTGCGGCATCGTCAACCTCTCGCACTTCCATATGGTCGACATCGAAGGTCCTGACCACGTGGAGCTGCTGGAATGGCTCTGCGCCGCCAAGATCGGCGGCGACGCCAATATCGGCAAGGGCATCTACACCCACTTCCTCGACGACGAGGGCATGGTGCGGGCCGACTTCACCGTCTTCCGCATGGCCGACCGCGGCCGTCTCGTGAACGGCGCCGACGCCGGCCCGCGCGACTTCCAGTACATGCGCCGTGTCGCCGAGGACCGTGGTCTCGACGTCACCATCACCGATGTGTCGGAGAAGTTCATCACCATCGGCATCTGGGGGCCGAATGCCCGCGAGAACCTGAAGAAGGTGGTTGCCGATCCGGCAGGCCTCGACATCGAGAACTTCGCCTTCGCCGCCATCAAGCCGATCGAGATCGCCGGCAAACATGTGACCGCCTTCCGCATCTCCTATGTCGGTGAGCAGGGCTGGGAACTGCACATGAAGTACGAGGACGGTCTGGCCGTCTGGGATGCGCTGCGCTCAACCGGCGTCATGGCCTTTGGCGTCGAAACCTATGCCAACTCGCGCCGCATGGAAAAAAGCCTGCGCCTGCAGAACGCCGATCTGCTGACCCAGTACAACCTCATCGAGGCCGACCTTGCCCGTCCGAAGGTCAAGGACGTCGACTTCCGCGGCAAGGCAAAGCACCTGGAATATAAGGCGCGCGAGCACCAGCCGGCCATGCTCTGCACGCTTGTCATGACAGAGAACACCGACAGGAACGGCGTGAAGCGCTATCCGGTCGGCACGCTGCCGGTCATCGATCCGGAAACCGGCAAGGTTCTCATCGACGAGCTTGGCCGCCGTTCCTACACCACCTCGATCGCCTTCGGCCCGACGATCGGCAAGAACATCGCGCTTGCCTATCTGCCGTGGTCCCATTGCCAGGTCGGCCGGAAGCTCAATGTCGAATATTTTGCCGAAACCTACCCGGTCGAGGTCGTCGGCATCGGCTACAAGCCGCTCTACGACCCGGAAAACCTGAAGCCGCGCAGCTGA
- a CDS encoding ROK family transcriptional regulator, with protein MNDSLRISRKFSQRSVMEAIVQGGPISRASISKQTGLSKQTISEIVRGLEEEGWVQETGRTSGHVGRTAVTYELVCDAAFIIAVDLGGTKVRVAITDLACQIFAEDTAPTDPRGGRFVVEQIAAMAFDAADRQKIARDKIRLAVVGVPGAPCSETGRVLLAPNIAGFDTMDVVGAFEEVLGFGAMLENDVNLAVLGENWLGQGQGIDNLAYVALGTGVGSGLMVGGHLVRGVSNAAGEMGFLPLGADPFEAESLRTGAFERAVASHGMAERYAALSGNTVTVPTIFAKAEAGDAAALTVLDDTARYLAAGVAAIAAIANPQKVILGGSIGLRPEMLQRVKSFLPQCFPYPVNVETGELGARAAIIGAAAIGLGQLHNTLFGVDAPDGRISLPRANVNALREAM; from the coding sequence GTGAACGACAGCTTGCGCATCTCCCGGAAGTTCTCCCAGCGCTCCGTCATGGAGGCGATCGTCCAGGGCGGGCCAATTTCGCGTGCGTCGATCTCGAAGCAGACCGGCCTTTCCAAGCAGACCATTTCCGAGATCGTTCGCGGCCTCGAGGAAGAGGGCTGGGTGCAGGAGACGGGGCGCACCAGCGGCCATGTCGGGCGCACCGCCGTCACCTACGAACTGGTGTGCGATGCCGCCTTCATCATCGCCGTCGACCTCGGCGGCACGAAAGTGCGCGTGGCGATCACCGATCTCGCCTGCCAGATCTTTGCCGAAGATACGGCGCCGACCGATCCGCGTGGCGGCCGCTTCGTCGTGGAGCAAATTGCCGCCATGGCCTTTGATGCGGCAGACCGCCAGAAGATCGCTCGCGACAAGATCCGGCTTGCGGTGGTCGGCGTTCCCGGCGCGCCCTGCAGCGAGACCGGCCGTGTGCTGCTTGCGCCGAATATCGCCGGCTTCGACACGATGGATGTCGTCGGCGCCTTCGAGGAGGTGCTCGGCTTCGGCGCGATGCTCGAGAACGACGTCAATCTCGCGGTTCTCGGCGAGAACTGGCTGGGGCAGGGGCAGGGGATCGACAACCTCGCCTATGTGGCGCTGGGCACCGGCGTTGGCAGCGGCCTGATGGTCGGCGGCCATCTGGTGCGCGGCGTCAGCAATGCCGCCGGCGAAATGGGTTTCCTGCCGCTCGGCGCCGATCCGTTCGAGGCGGAATCGCTGCGCACCGGCGCCTTCGAGCGCGCCGTTGCCTCGCATGGCATGGCGGAGCGCTACGCAGCACTTTCGGGCAACACGGTCACCGTGCCCACCATCTTTGCCAAGGCGGAAGCCGGCGATGCGGCAGCGCTGACGGTGTTGGACGACACGGCGCGGTACTTGGCAGCCGGCGTTGCGGCGATCGCTGCCATCGCCAACCCGCAGAAGGTCATTCTCGGCGGCTCGATCGGGCTCCGGCCGGAAATGCTCCAGCGGGTGAAATCCTTCCTGCCGCAGTGCTTCCCCTATCCGGTCAATGTCGAAACGGGTGAACTCGGCGCGCGTGCCGCAATCATCGGGGCGGCGGCGATCGGGCTCGGTCAGTTGCACAATACCCTTTTCGGGGTCGATGCGCCCGATGGCCGGATTTCGCTGCCGCGGGCAAACGTCAACGCGCTTCGGGAGGCGATGTGA
- a CDS encoding M20 family metallopeptidase codes for MTMNDGLVERLRAVLDRDAAIDLFRGAIGRESITGNEANFVAFLAETMQRLGLEGLKTAEFLPGRPNVWAERKGRGKGPRLLFIGHTDTVHVDGWREHWAGTEREDPFAAPIIDGAVWGRGSGDLKAGICASLAALSLLDKAGVGLVGDVAFAFIGDEESGQPGTGVSAGIKDLVGRIETGEIARPDFVVYVEPTRLSVYPAQIGFFITDITITGKSAYFGVPELGKDALRASHAAMSALWKHSDEVAARAEHKLIGRSFLLITGLAGGGYIAVPERCTLSLIRKLLPGESLDTAAAEIEAAVRSAITDPEITVEFSYPAGRDHALGGTAAEIDETAGEVGALSTAMAEAMAGRGVIEGAPFWSESPFFVNRLGVPAVYCAPGDIRNCHTYEERVEVEEYLAGIVGFAAFMARYCGVMD; via the coding sequence ATGACGATGAATGACGGTCTGGTCGAACGTTTGCGCGCGGTGCTTGACCGCGACGCGGCGATCGATCTTTTTCGTGGCGCGATCGGGCGTGAGAGCATTACTGGCAACGAGGCGAATTTCGTCGCCTTTCTGGCCGAAACGATGCAGCGCCTTGGCCTTGAAGGCTTGAAAACGGCGGAGTTTTTGCCGGGGCGGCCGAACGTCTGGGCGGAGCGCAAGGGTCGTGGCAAGGGGCCACGCCTGCTGTTTATCGGCCATACGGATACCGTGCATGTCGACGGCTGGCGCGAACATTGGGCCGGTACCGAGCGCGAGGATCCCTTCGCCGCACCGATCATCGACGGCGCGGTCTGGGGCCGTGGTTCGGGCGACCTGAAGGCCGGCATCTGCGCGTCGCTGGCGGCGCTCTCGCTGCTCGACAAGGCTGGCGTGGGTCTCGTCGGCGATGTGGCCTTTGCCTTCATCGGCGACGAGGAAAGCGGCCAACCGGGCACCGGCGTGTCGGCCGGCATCAAGGATCTGGTCGGCCGCATAGAAACCGGCGAGATCGCACGGCCGGATTTCGTCGTCTATGTCGAGCCGACCCGGCTGTCCGTCTATCCGGCGCAGATCGGCTTCTTCATCACCGACATCACGATTACAGGAAAATCCGCCTATTTCGGCGTGCCCGAGCTCGGCAAGGACGCGCTGCGCGCCAGCCATGCGGCGATGTCGGCACTCTGGAAACACTCCGATGAGGTTGCCGCACGGGCCGAGCACAAGCTGATCGGCCGTAGTTTCCTGCTGATCACCGGCCTTGCCGGCGGCGGCTACATCGCCGTGCCCGAGCGCTGCACCCTGTCGCTGATCCGCAAGCTCCTGCCGGGGGAATCGCTGGACACGGCGGCAGCCGAAATTGAGGCTGCGGTGCGCTCGGCGATCACCGATCCGGAAATCACGGTTGAGTTTTCCTATCCGGCCGGTCGCGATCACGCGCTTGGCGGCACGGCGGCTGAAATCGACGAAACGGCCGGCGAAGTCGGTGCGCTGTCGACCGCCATGGCGGAAGCCATGGCCGGACGCGGGGTGATCGAGGGTGCCCCCTTCTGGTCGGAATCGCCGTTCTTCGTCAACCGCTTGGGCGTGCCTGCCGTCTACTGCGCGCCCGGCGACATCCGCAATTGCCATACCTACGAGGAACGGGTCGAGGTGGAGGAATACCTCGCCGGGATCGTCGGATTTGCCGCCTTCATGGCGCGCTACTGCGGCGTCATGGACTGA
- a CDS encoding substrate-binding domain-containing protein, whose product MILKKLMAAALVSGFVLAANAASAQTVGPSGETATPSADVALSDADIGALKGKGYKAALLWHTSSDFTNAVSAGAKDEFARAGVEIAVTTDAGFDAARQRSDIETALAAKPNVILALPLDPVTSAEAFRQAVTDGSKLVFLSNLPSGYKQGTDYASIVTDDLFQMGKQAADALAKAIGGKGKVGYIFHDASYYVTNQRDQAFKSTIEKDYPDIKIVAEQGISDPARAEELASAMLLQNPDLDGIYVTWAEPADGVLSALRSSGNTKTKIVTLDLAEPVALDMVKGGNVTALVADKAYELGRAMAATGLKSLLGQQTPAFVVAPALTVTKENVADGWKQSLNRDAPQSVLDAAK is encoded by the coding sequence ATGATCTTGAAGAAATTGATGGCTGCTGCGCTCGTCAGCGGTTTCGTGCTTGCCGCAAACGCCGCTTCCGCCCAGACGGTCGGTCCGTCCGGCGAGACCGCGACGCCGAGTGCCGATGTCGCCTTGAGCGATGCCGATATCGGCGCGCTCAAGGGCAAGGGCTACAAGGCAGCGCTGCTGTGGCACACTTCGTCCGATTTCACCAATGCCGTTTCGGCCGGTGCCAAGGACGAGTTTGCCCGTGCCGGCGTCGAGATCGCGGTGACGACGGATGCCGGCTTCGACGCCGCCCGCCAGCGTAGCGACATCGAGACCGCGCTTGCCGCCAAGCCGAACGTCATCTTGGCGCTGCCGCTCGATCCGGTCACCTCGGCCGAAGCCTTCCGCCAGGCCGTCACCGATGGCAGCAAGCTGGTGTTCCTCTCCAACCTGCCGAGCGGCTACAAGCAGGGCACGGACTATGCCTCGATCGTCACCGACGATCTCTTCCAGATGGGCAAGCAGGCGGCCGATGCGCTGGCAAAGGCGATCGGCGGCAAGGGCAAGGTCGGCTACATCTTCCATGACGCCAGCTACTATGTGACGAACCAGCGCGACCAGGCCTTCAAGTCGACGATCGAGAAGGACTATCCGGATATCAAAATCGTTGCCGAGCAGGGCATCTCCGACCCGGCACGTGCCGAGGAACTGGCAAGCGCGATGCTGCTGCAGAATCCTGATCTCGACGGCATCTACGTGACTTGGGCCGAGCCTGCCGACGGCGTGCTATCCGCCCTGCGCTCGAGCGGCAATACCAAGACCAAGATCGTCACGCTCGATCTTGCCGAACCGGTGGCACTCGACATGGTCAAGGGTGGCAACGTGACGGCGCTCGTCGCCGACAAGGCCTATGAGCTTGGACGCGCCATGGCTGCGACCGGCCTGAAGTCGCTGCTCGGGCAGCAGACGCCGGCCTTCGTCGTTGCTCCGGCGCTGACCGTCACCAAGGAAAACGTCGCGGACGGCTGGAAGCAGTCGCTCAACCGAGATGCGCCGCAGTCGGTGCTCGACGCGGCCAAGTAA
- a CDS encoding substrate-binding domain-containing protein gives MHRAVIHFALLATVFAATSGFAADGKTTGPHGEAPTPASSLTLTAEQEQQIKDGKFTAALVWHEMSEYTNAVNSGAQDEFKRLGVEVVAQTDAGFDAARQKADVETVLAKKPSIILSLPVDPATAAVVYDPARTAGVKLAFVDNSPAGYEHGKDYVTIVSDDLFQMGNKAAIAMADALGGKGKLGYIYHDADFYVTNQRDGAFKSTIEQDYPDMKIVAEAGMADPARSEEIAQGMITQNPDLDGIYVTWAEPALSVLSTLRGAGNSHTKIVTLDLNEPAALDMVKGGNIAALVADEAYNIGVTAARAAAGSLVGQKAEPFLVVDSLAVTKATVADGWKKSLNKDVPATIADAMK, from the coding sequence ATGCACAGGGCAGTAATACATTTCGCGTTGCTGGCGACGGTATTTGCCGCAACATCCGGCTTTGCCGCTGACGGCAAGACCACAGGGCCGCATGGCGAGGCGCCGACGCCCGCGAGCAGCCTGACGCTGACGGCGGAGCAGGAACAACAGATCAAGGACGGCAAGTTTACTGCAGCGCTCGTCTGGCACGAGATGAGCGAATACACCAATGCGGTCAATAGCGGCGCTCAGGACGAATTCAAGCGCCTCGGCGTCGAGGTGGTCGCACAGACCGATGCCGGCTTCGATGCCGCCCGTCAGAAGGCGGATGTCGAGACGGTGCTTGCCAAGAAGCCCTCGATCATCCTGTCGCTGCCGGTCGATCCGGCAACGGCTGCCGTGGTCTACGATCCGGCGCGCACCGCGGGTGTGAAGCTCGCCTTCGTCGACAATTCGCCGGCCGGTTACGAACACGGCAAGGACTATGTGACGATCGTCTCGGACGACCTGTTCCAGATGGGCAACAAGGCTGCCATCGCCATGGCGGATGCGCTCGGCGGCAAGGGCAAGCTCGGCTACATCTATCACGACGCCGATTTCTACGTGACCAACCAGCGCGACGGCGCCTTCAAGTCGACGATCGAGCAGGACTATCCTGACATGAAGATCGTTGCCGAGGCCGGCATGGCGGATCCCGCCCGCAGCGAGGAAATCGCGCAAGGCATGATCACCCAGAACCCGGATCTCGACGGCATCTATGTGACCTGGGCGGAGCCGGCACTGAGCGTGCTGTCGACGTTGCGCGGCGCCGGCAACAGCCACACCAAGATCGTGACGCTCGACCTCAACGAACCGGCAGCACTCGACATGGTCAAGGGCGGGAACATCGCAGCGCTCGTCGCCGACGAAGCCTACAATATCGGCGTCACCGCAGCGCGCGCCGCGGCCGGCTCTCTGGTCGGCCAGAAGGCCGAGCCCTTCCTGGTCGTCGACTCGCTTGCAGTCACCAAGGCGACGGTCGCTGATGGCTGGAAAAAGTCTCTGAACAAGGATGTGCCCGCGACGATCGCGGATGCGATGAAGTGA
- a CDS encoding ABC transporter permease, with translation MSSAHSSASSQPASLVSRLNLQQYVVYLGFLAIFLFFAIVLRDSGFLTVRNLSNIMLQTAPVTIMAIGLVFVMSAGEIDLSIGSTVAVSALAAAVTINEYGLVAGVVAGIGAGVLVGLLNGALVAYVKLPSFLVTLATLGLFAGVSRSMTNLRSIPVTDSTFTGFFGSGSFLGVPSLIWWTIVAVVCGHIIYRETRFGAHVLATGDNSRAASVSGISVPRIRLAVLVISGGLAGLAGLLYAGRLQAAKYTLGETDLMTVIAAVIVGGTLLNGGKGTIIGALVGSLMMGMLNNGLILMGLSVSDQMIVRGLIILAAVAVSLREKSR, from the coding sequence ATGTCCAGTGCCCATTCCAGCGCGAGCAGCCAGCCGGCCAGCCTCGTCAGCCGCCTCAACCTGCAGCAATACGTCGTCTATCTCGGCTTCCTGGCGATCTTTCTGTTCTTCGCCATAGTGCTTCGGGACAGCGGCTTTCTGACCGTTCGCAACCTGTCGAACATCATGCTGCAGACGGCACCGGTGACGATCATGGCGATCGGCCTCGTCTTCGTCATGTCGGCCGGCGAGATCGATCTGTCGATCGGCTCGACCGTTGCCGTCTCGGCGCTGGCGGCGGCGGTGACGATCAACGAATACGGCCTGGTGGCCGGCGTCGTCGCCGGTATCGGCGCCGGCGTGCTGGTCGGGCTCCTGAACGGCGCACTGGTCGCCTATGTCAAACTGCCGTCGTTCCTGGTGACGCTGGCAACGCTCGGGCTTTTCGCAGGCGTCTCCCGCTCGATGACGAACCTGCGCTCGATCCCCGTAACCGACAGCACCTTTACCGGCTTCTTCGGCTCGGGCTCGTTCCTCGGTGTTCCCTCATTGATCTGGTGGACGATCGTCGCGGTCGTCTGCGGCCACATCATCTACCGCGAAACCCGCTTCGGTGCCCACGTGCTGGCGACCGGCGACAACAGCCGTGCGGCGAGCGTCTCGGGCATCAGCGTGCCGCGCATCCGGCTCGCCGTGCTTGTCATCAGCGGCGGTCTAGCGGGGCTTGCCGGCCTGCTCTACGCCGGCCGGCTTCAGGCGGCCAAGTATACGCTCGGTGAGACCGATCTGATGACGGTGATTGCCGCCGTCATCGTCGGCGGCACGCTGCTTAACGGCGGCAAGGGTACGATCATTGGTGCGCTCGTCGGCTCGCTGATGATGGGTATGCTCAACAATGGCCTGATCCTGATGGGCCTTTCCGTTTCCGACCAGATGATCGTTCGCGGTCTTATCATCCTCGCCGCGGTCGCCGTGTCGCTGCGCGAAAAGTCCCGCTGA